One Methanococcus aeolicus Nankai-3 DNA segment encodes these proteins:
- a CDS encoding NAD(P)-binding protein, with amino-acid sequence MKIGIVGAGLGGLLAGAILSKNYDITIYEKLPIVGGRFTNLPYKGYQLTTGALHMVPHGADGYLAQLIKKAGCSVNIINSAVEGYFKIKGKDRTYKELFGIVGFKDKLKALKLMADLKMGKFDDNASFGELLKDIPYAYEVGNSFTGWALSLTADDTPISEVKEIAKHYKKFGGPGMIVGGCSSIINELVKVIEKNNGKIITNYNVKNITIENNKGYIDSNEFDIVISNLSPTITEKISNVDIINNGNNNGKKPIPSKGIKIAIGSKEKLINHNTIVFTPECERINGFNCPSNVDKNLAKEGRNLIMVHGIQITNNVKKEIDIMLNDIENIYSEKNINYEIIHIQSYRDDMPVNHASNGTDLNPIVNDRLYLVGDGVKGKGGIEVEGVALSVMKVMDSINDINK; translated from the coding sequence ATGAAAATAGGAATAGTAGGAGCTGGATTAGGCGGATTATTGGCGGGTGCAATTTTATCAAAAAACTACGATATAACAATATATGAAAAATTGCCAATTGTAGGGGGTAGATTTACTAACTTACCATATAAAGGATATCAATTAACTACTGGAGCCCTCCACATGGTGCCACATGGGGCAGACGGTTATTTAGCCCAACTTATTAAAAAAGCAGGTTGTTCCGTAAATATAATTAATTCGGCCGTTGAGGGATATTTTAAAATTAAAGGCAAAGATAGAACATATAAAGAATTATTTGGTATTGTTGGATTTAAAGATAAATTAAAAGCCTTAAAATTAATGGCAGATTTAAAAATGGGAAAATTTGACGATAATGCCTCGTTTGGAGAGTTATTAAAAGATATTCCTTATGCCTACGAGGTTGGAAACTCGTTTACAGGTTGGGCTTTAAGTTTAACTGCGGATGATACACCAATAAGTGAAGTAAAAGAAATTGCGAAACACTATAAAAAATTTGGCGGTCCTGGAATGATTGTTGGAGGATGTAGTTCCATAATTAACGAACTTGTAAAAGTAATAGAAAAAAATAATGGAAAAATTATAACTAATTACAATGTAAAAAACATTACGATAGAAAATAACAAAGGATACATTGACTCAAATGAATTTGATATAGTAATAAGTAATTTATCGCCCACAATTACGGAAAAAATATCAAATGTGGACATAATAAATAATGGCAATAATAATGGAAAAAAACCAATTCCCTCAAAAGGGATTAAAATAGCCATAGGTAGTAAAGAAAAACTAATAAATCATAATACCATAGTATTCACTCCCGAATGCGAAAGGATAAATGGATTTAACTGCCCATCAAATGTGGATAAAAATCTTGCAAAAGAAGGACGAAATTTAATAATGGTGCACGGAATACAAATAACAAACAATGTTAAAAAAGAAATAGATATTATGTTAAATGATATTGAAAATATATATTCTGAAAAAAATATTAACTATGAAATTATACATATTCAATCATATAGGGATGATATGCCTGTAAATCATGCTTCAAATGGAACGGATTTAAATCCTATTGTTAATGATAGGCTGTATCTAGTTGGAGATGGAGTTAAGGGAAAAGGTGGAATTGAAGTTGAAGGCGTTGCGTTAAGTGTGATGAAAGTAATGGACAGTATAAATGATATTAATAAGTAG
- a CDS encoding aconitase X catalytic domain-containing protein codes for MYLTKDEEKIYNGEMGETLETCMNLIVSLGDIYGAEKLIPITSAQVSGVSYKTIGDKGLEFLKDMSKQGVKVSVHTTLNPAGMDLNNYETLGIPKEFAKKQLEIITCFRKLGIELGCTCTPYLCGNIPMKGSHISWAESSAVSYANSIIGAKTNREGGPSALASAILGKTPYYGYHLDENRVPTHIVEVGAPLNNTADFGALGSIVGKIVKNGVPYFRFNKNDIKGAPIKTSKLKGLGASMAASGGVALYHVENITPESQWAKNYIEKEGENYIEKIIISKEDIENEYNSLNSTDEVDLICVGCPHCDLEEIKEIVEFIQNNNLDKNDNNKFKCDLWVCTSIYIKSIVDRMGWTEIIENAGGKIVIDTCMVVAPIEDMGYKNIATNSGKASRYLPSFCGSSVLFGNIQEILKKGI; via the coding sequence ATGTATCTCACAAAAGATGAAGAAAAAATATATAATGGAGAAATGGGGGAAACTCTTGAAACCTGTATGAATCTCATAGTATCATTGGGGGACATATATGGTGCTGAAAAACTTATTCCAATTACTTCTGCACAAGTTTCGGGAGTATCATATAAAACCATAGGAGATAAAGGGCTGGAATTTTTAAAAGACATGTCAAAACAAGGAGTAAAAGTATCAGTCCATACTACGCTAAATCCTGCTGGAATGGATTTAAATAATTATGAGACATTGGGAATTCCAAAAGAATTTGCAAAAAAACAGCTTGAAATAATAACATGTTTTAGAAAATTGGGCATAGAATTAGGTTGCACCTGCACACCATATTTATGTGGTAATATTCCTATGAAAGGCTCCCATATATCCTGGGCGGAATCCTCTGCTGTATCCTATGCAAATTCAATAATTGGGGCAAAAACAAATAGAGAAGGCGGTCCTTCTGCTCTAGCTAGTGCAATATTGGGAAAAACTCCATATTATGGCTATCATTTAGATGAAAATAGAGTCCCAACACATATTGTAGAAGTGGGAGCTCCACTAAATAACACTGCTGACTTCGGAGCTCTGGGTTCAATTGTTGGAAAAATTGTTAAAAATGGAGTTCCATATTTTAGATTTAATAAAAATGACATAAAAGGAGCTCCCATTAAAACAAGTAAATTAAAAGGATTGGGTGCTTCAATGGCAGCAAGTGGAGGGGTAGCATTATATCATGTTGAAAACATCACACCAGAATCCCAATGGGCTAAAAATTATATTGAGAAAGAGGGGGAAAACTACATTGAAAAAATAATAATTTCAAAAGAGGACATAGAAAATGAATACAATTCATTAAATTCCACAGATGAAGTTGATTTAATATGTGTTGGTTGCCCACATTGTGATTTAGAAGAAATTAAAGAAATTGTTGAATTTATACAAAATAATAATTTGGATAAAAATGACAATAATAAATTTAAATGTGATTTATGGGTTTGCACATCAATATATATCAAATCCATTGTAGATAGAATGGGCTGGACCGAAATAATAGAAAATGCAGGAGGTAAAATAGTAATAGATACCTGTATGGTTGTAGCTCCTATCGAGGACATGGGGTATAAAAACATTGCAACAAATTCTGGTAAAGCTTCCCGATATCTTCCGAGCTTTTGTGGGAGCTCCGTATTATTTGGAAATATACAAGAAATATTAAAAAAAGGAATTTAA
- a CDS encoding UPF0179 family protein, protein MDKRITLIGSKIAKTGNEFIYCGVLEECSECRFKKICHDGLIVGKRYRIVSVRSAKHPCIAYGDGVKVIEVEPSNNFTILIESKKALEGLTLSHSDIQCNNILCKYYNLCHSEGMPEKYKIMELHEKIKCPKGNSLIKATVSTIN, encoded by the coding sequence ATGGATAAACGAATAACCCTTATTGGAAGTAAAATAGCAAAAACTGGAAATGAATTTATTTATTGTGGTGTTTTGGAGGAATGTTCTGAATGTAGGTTTAAAAAAATATGTCATGATGGTTTGATAGTCGGGAAAAGATATAGGATAGTTAGTGTTAGGTCTGCAAAGCATCCATGCATAGCATATGGGGACGGAGTTAAAGTTATTGAGGTAGAGCCCTCTAATAATTTTACAATACTTATTGAATCAAAAAAGGCACTGGAGGGTTTAACCTTATCCCACAGCGATATTCAATGCAATAATATATTATGTAAATACTATAATTTATGTCATTCCGAAGGAATGCCTGAAAAATATAAAATCATGGAGCTCCATGAAAAAATAAAATGTCCAAAAGGAAATTCACTAATAAAAGCCACAGTATCTACTATCAATTAA
- the glmS gene encoding glutamine--fructose-6-phosphate transaminase (isomerizing) — MCGIIGYIGNQQASPILLNGLKRLEYRGYDSCGIGIIDNTNPNDINIIIKKNIGKVNEVSAKEDFSNMNGYVGISHDRWGTHGKITKENAHPHTDCNNNLCVVHNGIISNYAELKTILMDKGHKFKSETDTEIIPHLIEEELKKYDGPSENDYIYAIKEALKKIDGTYAILILNKNFPNMLVGVKNESPLIVGLKENEYFLGSDISAFLEWTKDIIPLEDGDIVILKKDDNNSDANGTGANLSYKIYNNDIDATNKREKITIEWDIESAEKGGYEHFMLKEIMEEPEIIKDSSKISTSEIKELAKEMKNYDKIYIVAMGTSLNASMVAEYWFSNHNKLIIPCDSSEFLVKGIIDENTLVIGITQSGETYDTIKALKYAKKQGAKTATIVNVLGSSATREADITIMMGSGIEISVCATKTYMSQLMILYRLFIEYGLVIGKDMSKYQQEMENIPNYIKEVIGEKERENIKRIAKNLTASNYLFISKGVNLPNSLEGALKFKEITYLHAEGMSSGFLKHGTISLIDENMDTVVLIPPTKSELFKSVLANIEEIKARNGKIIGVSPVESQNIENIIKVPDVMEEVSPFVYAPACQLLAYYKAVEMGRDVDKPRGLAKSVTVE; from the coding sequence ATGTGTGGCATAATAGGATATATCGGAAACCAGCAGGCATCACCTATACTTTTAAACGGATTGAAAAGACTAGAATATAGGGGATATGATAGTTGCGGTATTGGAATTATCGATAATACCAATCCAAATGACATAAATATCATAATAAAAAAAAATATTGGTAAAGTTAATGAAGTGTCTGCAAAAGAGGACTTTTCAAATATGAATGGGTATGTGGGAATAAGCCACGATAGGTGGGGCACCCATGGAAAGATAACTAAGGAAAATGCCCACCCCCATACAGATTGTAATAATAATTTATGTGTTGTCCATAATGGAATAATTTCTAACTATGCGGAATTAAAAACCATATTAATGGATAAAGGACATAAATTTAAATCAGAAACCGATACAGAGATAATACCCCACCTAATCGAAGAAGAATTAAAAAAATATGACGGTCCTTCTGAGAACGATTATATATATGCAATAAAAGAGGCTCTTAAAAAAATTGACGGAACTTATGCTATTCTTATATTAAACAAAAACTTTCCGAATATGTTGGTGGGAGTTAAAAATGAGAGCCCACTTATTGTGGGATTAAAGGAAAATGAATATTTTTTAGGGAGTGATATATCTGCATTTTTAGAATGGACAAAAGATATTATTCCATTAGAAGATGGAGATATTGTAATTTTAAAAAAAGATGATAACAATTCAGATGCCAATGGTACCGGCGCTAATTTATCATATAAAATATACAACAACGATATAGATGCCACCAATAAAAGAGAAAAAATAACTATTGAATGGGATATAGAAAGTGCTGAAAAGGGAGGATACGAGCACTTTATGTTAAAGGAAATTATGGAAGAACCTGAAATTATAAAAGATTCCTCCAAAATATCCACTTCTGAGATAAAAGAATTGGCAAAGGAAATGAAAAATTATGATAAAATATATATTGTTGCAATGGGGACTTCATTAAATGCATCAATGGTGGCAGAATATTGGTTTTCAAATCATAATAAATTAATTATACCATGTGATTCCTCGGAATTTTTAGTAAAAGGCATAATAGACGAAAATACGCTTGTTATAGGAATTACTCAAAGTGGGGAAACATATGACACCATAAAAGCCCTAAAATATGCCAAAAAACAGGGGGCAAAAACTGCCACAATTGTAAATGTTCTTGGGAGCTCCGCAACTCGTGAGGCCGATATTACAATTATGATGGGTTCTGGTATTGAAATATCAGTATGTGCCACAAAAACATATATGTCCCAATTAATGATATTATATAGATTATTCATAGAATATGGGTTGGTTATTGGAAAAGATATGAGTAAATACCAGCAAGAAATGGAAAACATACCAAATTACATTAAAGAAGTAATTGGGGAGAAAGAACGGGAAAATATAAAACGAATAGCAAAAAATTTAACTGCGTCGAACTATCTATTTATATCAAAGGGAGTAAATTTGCCTAATTCATTGGAGGGGGCTCTGAAATTTAAAGAGATTACTTACCTACATGCCGAAGGTATGAGTAGCGGGTTTTTAAAACACGGTACAATATCTCTTATTGACGAAAATATGGATACAGTTGTATTAATTCCGCCTACAAAATCGGAATTGTTTAAATCCGTGTTGGCAAATATTGAAGAAATAAAAGCTCGAAATGGAAAAATAATTGGAGTTAGTCCTGTGGAATCTCAAAATATTGAAAATATAATAAAAGTTCCTGATGTGATGGAAGAAGTAAGTCCTTTTGTTTATGCCCCTGCCTGTCAATTGTTGGCATATTATAAAGCTGTTGAAATGGGAAGAGATGTAGATAAACCCAGAGGATTGGCTAAAAGTGTTACGGTCGAATAA
- a CDS encoding TIM barrel protein, with protein MLKFGTAGIPLNVKPRTTLGAFEFLKKIELKAMEIEFVRGVNIKEEKAEELKNHSNNLTLSVHAPYYINLNAKEQEKVESSIKRITDSAKILSIFGKISPKNKNVVFHPGYYLKMDKEIVYKTMINNIKRIIDYLEENKINAMIRPETTGKITQFGSIEELISLSEELDILPCIDFSHIYARSLGKINDYNSFYNIMENVENKLGKRAIQDIHAHISGIEYGKGGEKNHLPLDNSEFKYKEVLKVLKDFNVSGTVICESPKMEYDTIFLKRIYEEI; from the coding sequence ATGTTAAAATTTGGAACAGCAGGAATACCATTAAATGTTAAACCAAGAACAACTTTGGGAGCATTTGAATTTTTGAAAAAAATTGAGTTAAAGGCTATGGAAATAGAATTTGTTAGGGGAGTTAATATAAAGGAGGAAAAGGCAGAGGAATTAAAAAATCACTCCAACAACCTTACATTAAGTGTCCATGCACCATATTATATAAATTTAAATGCTAAGGAGCAGGAAAAAGTTGAAAGTAGTATAAAAAGAATAACGGATTCCGCTAAAATATTAAGTATATTTGGAAAAATAAGCCCAAAAAATAAAAATGTGGTATTTCACCCGGGATATTATCTTAAAATGGATAAAGAAATAGTATATAAAACAATGATAAATAATATTAAAAGAATAATTGATTATTTGGAAGAAAATAAAATAAATGCAATGATTAGGCCAGAAACAACGGGAAAAATTACTCAATTTGGAAGTATTGAGGAATTAATATCCTTATCCGAAGAATTGGATATATTGCCATGTATAGATTTTTCCCATATTTATGCTCGAAGTTTGGGAAAAATAAATGATTATAATTCATTTTATAATATAATGGAAAATGTGGAAAATAAATTGGGAAAAAGAGCTATTCAGGATATTCATGCTCACATATCAGGAATAGAATATGGAAAAGGAGGAGAAAAAAATCATTTACCACTGGATAACTCCGAATTTAAATATAAAGAAGTTTTAAAAGTTTTAAAAGATTTTAATGTTTCAGGGACTGTAATTTGTGAAAGTCCAAAAATGGAGTATGATACAATCTTTTTAAAAAGAATATATGAAGAAATTTAA
- a CDS encoding UbiA family prenyltransferase, translated as MNLKIKYYLELIRVKNCLTASFGTIIGGLIASNFNFGLIGYILLASLIVFLVCGFGNALNDIQDIEIDKINKPNRPLPSNKISLKSATIFSYLLMISGIIISLFNMICFAIALINSIVLYLYAKKYKRNKIIGNLIVAYLTGSIFIFGGASVGNVEITLILFLCALFATWSREIIKDYEDLDGDKSEGVISLPIKYGKNSIFVAIGFLLCSILLSPLPYILGMFGAPYLMAIMICNVLFILAVLKLLKNPSKEIAGSSSKYIKIIMNLVLLSFVIGSLM; from the coding sequence ATGAATTTAAAAATAAAATATTATTTAGAATTAATAAGGGTAAAAAACTGTTTAACTGCTTCATTTGGAACTATCATTGGTGGGCTAATAGCTTCAAATTTTAATTTTGGATTAATTGGTTATATATTACTTGCCTCTTTAATTGTATTTTTGGTTTGTGGCTTTGGAAATGCCTTAAATGATATACAAGACATTGAAATTGATAAAATAAACAAGCCAAACCGACCATTACCATCAAATAAAATATCATTAAAAAGTGCAACAATATTTTCTTATTTATTAATGATATCTGGGATTATAATATCATTATTTAATATGATTTGTTTTGCAATTGCTTTAATTAATTCCATTGTATTATATTTGTATGCTAAAAAATACAAACGAAACAAAATAATAGGAAATTTAATTGTAGCATACCTAACTGGCTCTATTTTTATATTTGGTGGTGCATCGGTTGGAAATGTGGAAATTACACTAATATTGTTTCTTTGTGCTTTATTTGCTACATGGAGTAGGGAAATTATAAAAGATTACGAAGACTTAGACGGAGATAAATCCGAAGGAGTTATTTCACTTCCTATAAAATATGGCAAAAACTCTATTTTCGTAGCGATTGGGTTTTTACTTTGTTCTATACTGCTAAGTCCATTGCCTTATATATTGGGTATGTTCGGAGCTCCCTATTTAATGGCCATAATGATATGCAATGTTTTATTTATATTGGCAGTTTTAAAATTATTAAAAAATCCCTCAAAAGAAATTGCAGGGAGCTCCTCAAAATATATTAAAATAATAATGAATTTAGTGCTTTTAAGTTTCGTAATTGGTTCATTGATGTAA
- the nrdD gene encoding anaerobic ribonucleoside-triphosphate reductase, whose amino-acid sequence MIHTNKAKCNITIVKKDGNVESFNVNKLAKSLLNSNIDYKDVDLVVNIVCNKIYNNTSTEQIKKIVYDILKEIDDKKGTKYTENYQFKNILKVRTSKKEFEAFDKNKIIDALTNETGIDKETARKIGNDIEKEVKKFNLNYLTAPMIRELVNAKLIEYGLEEYRQKHTRLGIPVYDIKKLINKGSRENANLMHNPESIHKWVADETMKQYALLEVFPKHIADAHMRGDIHLHDLEYAAIRPVCCQHDLREFFLNGLKVDGTGNHTSVSKPAKHAEVAIQHAAKVLSAAQCEMSGGQSIDEFNIWLAPYMKGLPYDRVKQLMQMFIYEMNQMYVARGGQSLVKDELIFIKDNEKLKICKIGEYINEVMEKYNEKITVNGDTEILYLDEKDEVYTISVNINTGKTEFKRVYALSRHKPHNKIYKVVGKDGTTVSITEDHSLFNYNENGQLVQVKPKEMSHIIRNFDNPYTIEYKIGDLISTEYARSDSKYNSRQNDIPENIEITKELCQFLGLFVAEGSYGTNSIRISTTDDDVVKFIEKFLKNINENITLTIEKENNILFTNKGVYEFIKNVICINSGAPNKNIPEFILKGDKEIKQAFLGGLISGDGYISKDGRVQIYTTSEQLLGQLHILLSGLNMMYSINKVNEEGERVKIKGIESQRNHKLYVIEIAKNSTDVLDEYIIPKCKKDRIKGSDYEQLSYDYRIIKEYLRNIADKKPCDDYAWKSSNRKLKLTTLEKIEEMNPELRDEITKFKLNVPFEIKEIKETDYEEYVYDLSVEDNENFITATGILCHNTVFSSMNLEIEIPKYLKDKPAAIAGTTRGTYGEYEEEAKMILEALIDVVMEGDAVGKPFLFPNFIVKLRENAFKDENKHLMIKLHELSSKWGLPYFINMNPEWQANNTNAMGCRTRLSGDWTGDAEQDTLRTGNMQWYTLNLPRIAYEAGGDDDKLFEILSEKMGVIKEALDIKHDITQKILNDRIMPFMTQRFDREQEEEQYYRYDNTTKTFGFVGLNELLQFHVGEELHQSKEAVEFGRKVIEFMRNYANNLKKETGLRWTVTQTPAESTAGRFARLDHQHYKKETESVVKGDLSNIGSTYYTNSSHPRVDEGITLGEKVAIDEVFHPLCNGGHMGHFWNAEAYADPEALMEITRKISTRDVGFWTYTKNLSICEKCSVAMGGLKDNCNNCGSLDIQKYSRITGYLQNISNWNDAKRMELADRKSNIKKI is encoded by the coding sequence ATGATACATACAAATAAAGCCAAATGCAATATAACAATAGTTAAAAAGGACGGGAATGTAGAGTCTTTCAATGTCAATAAATTGGCAAAATCTCTTTTAAATTCTAATATAGATTATAAAGATGTGGATTTAGTTGTTAATATCGTTTGTAATAAAATTTACAACAATACATCCACAGAACAAATAAAAAAAATAGTATATGATATACTAAAAGAGATAGACGATAAAAAGGGCACAAAATACACAGAGAACTATCAATTTAAAAATATTTTAAAGGTCAGAACTTCTAAAAAGGAATTTGAAGCTTTTGATAAAAATAAAATAATAGATGCTCTCACAAATGAAACAGGAATTGATAAAGAAACGGCTCGAAAAATCGGAAATGACATTGAAAAAGAAGTAAAAAAATTTAATTTAAATTACTTGACTGCTCCAATGATTAGGGAGCTCGTAAATGCAAAATTAATTGAGTATGGATTAGAAGAATATCGGCAAAAACATACAAGGTTGGGAATTCCAGTTTATGACATCAAAAAACTTATAAACAAAGGAAGCAGGGAAAATGCAAACCTTATGCATAATCCAGAATCAATACACAAATGGGTTGCCGACGAAACAATGAAACAATATGCTTTATTGGAGGTATTTCCAAAGCATATTGCAGATGCACACATGAGAGGGGATATTCATTTGCATGATTTGGAGTATGCCGCAATAAGACCAGTATGCTGTCAGCACGATTTAAGAGAATTCTTTTTAAATGGGTTGAAGGTTGACGGAACTGGAAATCATACAAGTGTATCAAAACCTGCAAAACATGCCGAAGTTGCTATACAACATGCCGCAAAAGTGTTAAGTGCTGCACAATGTGAGATGAGTGGAGGTCAATCTATTGATGAGTTTAATATCTGGTTGGCACCGTATATGAAAGGATTGCCTTATGACCGGGTAAAACAGCTCATGCAAATGTTTATTTATGAAATGAATCAAATGTATGTGGCTCGTGGAGGTCAGTCATTAGTAAAAGACGAACTAATATTCATAAAAGACAATGAAAAATTAAAAATTTGCAAAATTGGAGAATATATTAATGAAGTAATGGAGAAATATAACGAAAAAATAACCGTTAATGGAGATACAGAAATATTATATTTAGATGAAAAAGATGAAGTATATACCATATCTGTAAATATCAATACGGGTAAGACAGAATTTAAAAGAGTTTATGCACTATCTAGGCATAAACCGCACAATAAAATCTATAAAGTCGTTGGAAAGGATGGAACAACGGTATCTATTACAGAAGACCACTCACTGTTCAATTACAATGAAAATGGACAACTTGTGCAGGTAAAACCAAAAGAAATGAGCCACATAATTAGAAACTTTGATAATCCATACACTATTGAGTACAAAATTGGAGACTTAATCAGTACAGAGTATGCAAGGTCAGATTCAAAATACAACAGCAGACAAAACGATATTCCTGAAAATATAGAAATAACAAAAGAATTATGTCAATTTTTAGGATTATTTGTTGCAGAAGGAAGTTATGGTACCAATAGTATAAGAATATCTACAACAGATGATGATGTCGTTAAATTCATAGAGAAGTTCTTAAAAAATATTAACGAAAACATTACCCTAACTATTGAAAAGGAGAACAATATTTTATTTACAAACAAAGGGGTGTATGAATTCATCAAAAATGTAATATGTATAAATAGCGGAGCTCCAAATAAAAACATTCCTGAATTTATACTGAAAGGGGACAAAGAAATAAAACAGGCATTTTTGGGCGGTCTTATAAGCGGAGACGGATACATCAGTAAAGATGGAAGAGTTCAGATATATACAACATCAGAACAATTGCTTGGACAACTGCATATTTTACTATCTGGATTAAACATGATGTATTCAATAAACAAAGTTAATGAAGAAGGGGAACGGGTTAAAATTAAAGGCATAGAATCCCAAAGAAACCATAAATTGTATGTAATTGAAATAGCGAAAAACAGTACTGATGTATTAGATGAATATATTATTCCAAAATGCAAAAAAGACAGAATAAAAGGTTCAGATTACGAGCAGTTAAGTTATGATTACAGAATAATAAAAGAATACCTAAGAAATATTGCGGATAAAAAACCATGCGATGATTACGCATGGAAATCATCAAATAGGAAATTAAAACTAACTACCTTGGAAAAAATTGAAGAAATGAATCCTGAATTAAGAGATGAAATAACTAAATTCAAATTGAACGTGCCATTTGAAATAAAAGAAATAAAAGAAACTGACTACGAAGAATATGTTTATGATTTAAGTGTTGAAGATAATGAAAATTTCATTACTGCAACAGGAATATTGTGCCATAATACAGTATTCAGTAGTATGAATTTAGAAATAGAAATTCCAAAATACTTAAAAGATAAACCTGCTGCAATTGCTGGAACTACGAGAGGAACTTATGGAGAATATGAAGAAGAGGCAAAAATGATATTGGAGGCCCTTATAGATGTAGTAATGGAGGGCGATGCCGTAGGAAAACCATTTTTATTCCCTAACTTTATAGTAAAATTAAGAGAAAATGCATTTAAAGATGAAAATAAACATCTTATGATAAAACTTCACGAATTAAGTAGTAAATGGGGATTACCTTATTTTATAAATATGAATCCAGAATGGCAGGCAAACAACACAAATGCCATGGGTTGTAGGACTAGATTAAGTGGGGATTGGACAGGAGATGCTGAACAAGATACACTTAGAACTGGAAATATGCAATGGTATACTCTTAATCTCCCTAGAATTGCCTACGAAGCAGGGGGGGACGACGATAAATTATTTGAGATATTGTCTGAAAAAATGGGCGTAATTAAAGAGGCACTTGATATAAAGCATGATATCACTCAAAAAATATTGAATGATAGAATAATGCCATTTATGACTCAAAGATTTGATAGGGAACAGGAAGAGGAACAATATTACAGATATGATAATACAACAAAAACATTTGGATTTGTTGGATTAAATGAGCTCCTACAATTCCATGTTGGCGAGGAGCTCCATCAGTCAAAAGAAGCTGTTGAATTTGGTAGAAAGGTAATAGAATTCATGAGAAATTATGCAAACAACCTTAAAAAAGAAACAGGTTTAAGATGGACAGTCACTCAAACACCAGCAGAATCCACAGCAGGACGATTTGCAAGATTAGACCACCAACACTATAAAAAAGAAACAGAATCAGTAGTTAAAGGAGATTTGTCCAACATTGGTTCTACATACTATACAAACTCCTCTCACCCAAGAGTAGATGAAGGCATAACGCTGGGCGAAAAAGTTGCAATTGATGAGGTATTCCACCCACTATGCAATGGAGGACATATGGGGCACTTCTGGAATGCAGAGGCATATGCTGACCCAGAGGCACTAATGGAGATAACAAGAAAAATATCCACAAGAGATGTAGGTTTCTGGACATACACTAAAAATTTAAGTATTTGTGAAAAATGTAGTGTTGCTATGGGAGGATTAAAGGATAATTGTAATAATTGTGGGAGTCTCGATATTCAAAAATACAGTAGAATTACCGGATACTTACAAAATATAAGTAATTGGAATGATGCTAAAAGAATGGAGTTAGCAGATAGAAAAAGCAATATTAAAAAGATTTAA